Part of the Nitrospirota bacterium genome is shown below.
CCCAGGCCATATCACCCGCCACCTGCACCATCACGTCGCTGAGTTCGAACGTCATCGAAAAGGTGTTATTGAAGATCAAGACCCAGGAATCGCGGACCGCAGGCCAATCCGATCGCAATGACCAACCGGGATGGATGCAGGTGACGTATTCCTGATGCGCCCAGACCTTATCCATCTCATTGATGTCGAGACTGCCAAACGCGGCATAGAATGCGTGATTCGCTTTATTCACTTCTTCGATGCGCTGTTCCAGCATGAGGACTCCTTGCCTGAGAAAAGTGCCGTATCATACTGCAATCACCGAGAGAAGGGCGAGGGGGACGGAAATAGCCAGGCCACCCTTCTTGCTCGCAGAACGCGCACGCTCGGAAGGTGCTCGTCCGATGCGCGCAGGGAAGGATGGCCTCGCTATTCTCTTTATTAGGTAGGAGAAGCAAGAAAAGCTCGATCTTGCAGGCTGCTCAAAAAGCCTGTCAGCAAGGCCGCCGAGGTTTCCCTCTCTCTAAAAGGGTGGCCTGGTCGATCCTCGATTGCGCGCGTCGAACGAGCACCTTCCGAGCGTGCGCGTTCCGCGAGCAGGAGGACGACCAGGCTACCCTTTCCTTCATTTTTCAGCCGCCTGTCCGCTTGGAGGTTTGCCGATCGACCACCCAGACCCCTGCCAGGATCAGCGCGATACCGAGGATTTCGTTCGTGCCCACCGGTTCTTTTAAGAGCACAGCGGACAACACGATGGCTGCCACAGGAGTCAGGTTGCCCAGGACCGACGCGCGCGAAGGCCCAATGCCCTTCACGCCGAACAGCCAGGCCTGTTGCGCGATGGCCGTGGCAAAGAGGACCAGATAGCCCAGCGCCATCCAGTCTGCCTGCGTCACGGACCCGAGTCCCGCATCCAACATCTTGCGATCCGTCCACAAGAGAGGAATTTGCAACACTGTGGCAACCAGCAAGGTCGTCCAATTGACGGTGAGGGCCGAGTGGCGCTCCATGAGCTGCCTGCTGCCGATACTATAGAGAGCCCAGCTCGCCACGCCGAGAAAGACCAGCAGACTGCCGAACAGAGGCTGATCGCCCGCTGCTTGAAATCCGGCCACTGAGACCAACGCCACCCCCGCAAAGGACAGGAGACCGCCGGCCCAAACGGCGCGGAGCGGGACGTCCTGAATCAAGAGAGCCGAGAGCAGCGCGGTCACCACAGGACTCGCGCCGATGATCACCCCGCCCACGGCCCCGCTCACATATTTGAGGCCCATGAGAATGAGAAGGTGGTTGCCCAAGACGCCGAGCCCGAGCAGTCCCAGCAGGCGCAGATCCGCCTTGGTCAGCTTAGCCAAGGTGCCGTCCTGCCACCACCAGGTGGCCAGGAGAATCGCCAAGCCGCCGATGTCACGCAGGACCGATGCCTCGACGGCAGAGAAGGACCCGAGGGCCATTTTCTGCGCCACGATCGAGCCGCCCCAGAGGGCCGCAGCGAGAAGAACCGATCCGTAGGCTAGGCTATTGGAGGGAGGAGTCATGTCCTATGGGGATACAATCGTTTGTGTCTGCCGTCAAGGAGTATTGTCGGCGCGGCCAGTTTGAAAACAAGGCAGTCCGTTACGTAGACTACAGGCCGGATATAACGAGACACGATCACCGACTGACGATTTCTGGAGGAGACCCCTACCGTGAAGACCCTGAAGACCGTGGAAGATTTAACGACCAGACTCTTGGAGATCCAGCGGATTAACAGCGCCGCCTCACTCCTCTCATGGGATCAGGAAACCTATATGCCGGCCGGAGGAGGCGAAGCCCGCGCCGAACAGATTTCGACGCTCCAGGGCATCGCCCACCAGAAACTGGTCTCGCCGGAGATTGACGGACTGCTCGCAACCTGGATCGATCCCCAGACCGGCGCCATCCAGGATAGCCCTGGGGATGCCTGGGATGAGCCCTCGCGATCCCTGCTCCGTGAAGTATGGCGGGACTATAGCCGCGCGAAGAAACTACCGTCCGACTTTGTGATCACGCTCAGCCGGGAATGTTCGCTGGCGCAGCAAGTCTGGGCCGAGGCAAAGAAGGCCAGCAACTTTGCCCTGTTCCTGCCGAACCTGCGCACCATCCTGTCGCTCAAAAAGCAGGAAACCCAATATCTCGGCTACAAAGACTCGCCCTACGATGCGTTACTGGATGTGTATGAACCGGGCTCGACGATCGCCGCGCTCCGCCCTCTCTTCGCCCAGGTGAAGGCACGGCTCGTTCCATTACTGCAAAAAATTCAGAACAGTCAGACTCAGGTCGACGACTCGGCGCTCTTTCGCAGTTACGATACAGCGCGGCAGATGGAATTCGGCCGGTTGGTCTTGGTCGCCATGGGCTATGACTTCGAACGGGGCCGCCTCGACCTGTCGTCTCACCCCTTCACGACCTCCTTCCATCCGACGGACGTGCGCGTCACCACGCGCGTCTTCGAACATGACCTGCAATCCTGCCTGTTCAGCTGTATCCATGAAGGAGGCCACGGCCTCTACGACCAGGGCCTCGATACGCGCTACTTTGGGACCCCGCTTGGCGAGTCGGTCTCGCTCGGCATTCATGAAAGCCAGTCACGCATGTGGGAAAACTGCGTGGGCCGCTCGCGATCGTTTTGGCGCTTCTTTTACCCCCTGCTGCAACAAACCTTTCCGCAGCAATTGGGTTCTCTCGACGGAGAACAATTCTATGCGGCCATTAATCGCGTGAAGCCCTCGCTGATTCGGGTCGAAGCCGATGAGCTCACCTACAACCTCCACATCATGTTGCGGTTCGAAATCGAGCAGGATCTCATCGAAGGCAGGACGAGCCCGGAAGACTTGCCGGGGATCTGGAACCAGAAGATGCAGGACTATCTCGGCATCCGTCCCTCGAACGATGCGGAGGGCGTGCTGCAAGACGTGCATTGGTCGCTTGGAGCCTTCGGCTACTTCCCGACCTACACGCTGGGCAATCTCTACTCCGTCCAATTCTACGAGCAGGCCAAACTGGAGGTTCCACGGCTGGAGGAGAACATTGCGGCAGGGCAACTACTGGAGCTGCGGCGCTGGCTCGAACAGAAGATTCACCGCTGGGGCCGGATGTTCACGCCGGATCACCTGGCCCAACGAGTCACGGGCAAGAGCCTCGACCCGGAACCCTTCTTATCCTATGTGGAGAAAAAATACGGCGAGATCTACCGGCTTCCCGGTTCGTAACCCATCGCGACATTCAGTTTGGCCAACACCGGAGCCGGCAGCGTGAACTCCGCCTGCACCTCGATACGGGACGGCACCAGGAGCGTCGTGTGGAAAACGATATCGCGGATCGGAATTTTAAATTCAGGATCCTGAGGCGTACTCAATTCGACTGACTCGACCGACTGGGTGATCTGACCGCTATCCTGCGGCCCATAGACCGTCACAACCGCCTTCAAAATCTCCACGATCTTCTCGTTCGTTTCGACCCCTTCAATATGTTTCTCCAGCAAAGGAACGACCTCTTCCCTGGCCTGGTCCGAAAGGGTGAAGTTTTCCACCCGCTCCTTCCGGCGCAGTGAGGTCAGGTCGTTATCCAGATCCTTGCTGAAGGCCCCGTAGGCAAACCGGAAAAATTCGAAGTGAAAGCCCTTGAATCCCTTGCCGAACATTTGCAGTTCGCACAAAAAGCAGAGCTGCTGCAGCTTCACGTCGCTCAGCAGGCCGTGGGGCTCCGTCAGATGCAACACATAGAGAAGGAGAGCCCGGTCGACTGTAATCTGATTGGGTTTCCGCATGCGCTAGTGCCTCGCTCGTTCCATGTTTGGGCCTGCGCACTATAAACAGCGCGGAAGAACTCCGTCAATTCCGCGTCTCCGCCTCCGCTCCGGTTCAGCGCCCCCTTGACCGGTTGGACCAATTTCGTCTTTAATGGGCTCCGTTCGGAGGCTACCGTTATGGCGAATACACATGTGAAAGAAATGAAGGCGCTCAAGGAGCACCTGGGCAAGCATCAGCTCAAGCTCACCCGCCAGCGGGAATTGATCCTGAGCGCGTTTCTTCGACAAGAGCACATTACGGCGGAAGCCATGTATCACCAGCTGGCGAAGTCCGATCCTCACCTGGGGCTCGCCACTATCTACCGGACGCTCAACCTGTTCTGCGATGCAGGCCTGGCGCAGGCCCGCCACTTCGGCTCCCAGACACAGTACGACAATATCGCGCACAAGGGCCACCACGACCACCTCATCTGCACTGGTTGCCAGAAGATCGTGGAATTTGAAAATGAAGAGATCGAGCGGCTCCAGGAAGAAGTGGCCAGCAAGAACGGATTCACCATCACCACCCACCGGCTTGAGCTCTACGGTCTCTGTTCCCGCTGCCGCCATTGACGGAACGGCTTTTTTTTAGTATCATCTTGATACGGCTTATCAATTTCAATTACATGAGGATTCCTCCATGTTATTCACCTGCCCCCTACCAACATTGCGCCGGACGATCCTCTCCGGTCTCATGCTCTTCGTTGGCGTCGGGCTCTTCGTGCCTTCCGCCCAAGCAACCGACAAACTCACGATCTACTCTGGCCGCGGGGAACGGCTCATCAAACCAGTCCTCGACGCCTTTACGGCGAGCACCGGCATTCAAATCGAACTTCTCTCCTCCGGCACGACGGAATTGGTCAATCGACTGAAGGCAGAAGGCGATCGCACCTCGGCAGACCTCCTGATCACCAACGACGCGGGCAGCTTGGAGCTAGCCAGGACAGCCGGCCTCCTCCGCCCCTTGAACATGCGGGAAGTCGAACGGGCTATCCCGGCGCAATTCCGCGCGCCGGACAATGCCTGGGTCGGACTCTCTGGGCGATTCTGGATCGTCGTCTACAACACCACGCTGGTGAAGCCGGACCAAGTGAAGTCGCTCCTCGACCTCGCCGACCCCAAATGGAAAGATAAGATCGCCATTCCGAATTCCGGCAGCGAGTATCTGCAAGCAGGCGTGTCGGTCATTCGCGCCACCCATGGAGACGAAAAGACCAGACAGTTCCTGCAGGGCCTCAAAACCAATGCGGACGGCCAGGTCTATCAGAAGAGCTCGCAGATCGTGGATGCCGTCGCCAAGGGGCAAGTCGCGTTGGGAATCGTGAACCACTACTACATCTACCGTCACCTCGCCACGCAGCCCAACGCGCCGATCGCCGCCTTGATGCCGGACCAGCAGGAAGGCGGCATGGGGGCCATCATGAACGTCGCCGGTGTCGGCATCATCAAGTCGACCAAACATTTGGATAGCGCCAAGCTCCTGGTCGAATTCCTAGTCGCACAAGCAGGGCAGAAATTATTCGCAGACCTCGACAAGGAATATCCCCTTCACCCGGACGTGAAAGCGGACCCGGCCCTCGTGGAGCGCAAGAGCTTCCGTGCCGCCTTGGTCCCCCTTACCAAGCTGGCGGAATTGCGCGAGCCGACCCTCACGCTGATCGAACAAGTGGGTCTCCGGTAACGCAAAGGGACCCACCGTGAGCACGATTCGCCAACAGCTTGCTTCACCGCTGCAACTCCTTGCCCTCGCCACTGCGGGCCTCATCCTGCTCCCGCTTGGCTATGTCACGGCACAAGCTCTCTCGGCTGACCCGGCTGTCTGGAGCCGTTTATGGAGCACCCGCATTCCCGAGCTGCTGTTCAACACCATCTCCTTAGCCGCCAGCGTAGCGGTCATCACGCTCTTCCTGGGCGTCTCGACCGCCTGGCTGGTCACTCGCACAGAATTTCCCGGCCGCAGACTGTGGGAGGGCGCCTTGGTCCTTCCGCTGGCGATGCCGACCTACGTGCTGGCCTATGTCTATTCCTATCTTTTGGGATTCGGTGGTCCGGTCGAACATCTCTGGCAACTGATGGCCGGCCCTCAAGCCAGGATCTTTTCTCCCCATAGTTATTGGGGCGCGACGCTCGTCATGGCCTTGGATACCTTTCCCTTCGTCTATCTCCTCAGCCGGAGCGCCCTCCTCAGCATGAACGTTTCGTTCGAAGAGGTGGCGCGGGCCAGCGGCGCCTCCCGTCTCTCGACCCTCTGGCGCGTGACCCTGCCCTTGATGCGCCCCTCGATTGCCGCCGGGCTCGCCCTCGTCATTTTGTACGTCGTGTCGGACTTCGGCGCAGTCTCCTTGCTTCGCTACCAGACCCTCACCTATGCCGTGTTTCAGCAGATGACCGGACGATCCGATAATACGGCCGCGAGCATCTTGAGCCTCTTGCTGGTTGCCCTCGCGCTGATTTTCCTGATCACCGAACGGTGGTTCAGACAGCGGAGCCGGTTCTACCAAACGACCGGCCGCTACAGAGCTCCGCAACGGCATCAATATGGATGGCTCGGCACGGTCGCCATCACCAGCTATCTCGGCCTGATCGTCGGCGCAGCCTTCGCGCTTCCCGCCTCGCTCTTGATCCAATGGAGCCTGTCTCCCGAGGCGCAAGCGACGCTCGATAGCCGGTTTTTTGGGTTCGTTTGGAACAGCGGCATCCTGGCCGCCAGCGCCGCCACCGGCGGGGTTTTGATCGGCTTGCCGCTCGCCTACCTGGCGAGCCGCCGCCCGACCCTGCTGAACGTGGGCTGCCTGCAAGCAGCCTATGCCGGCTATGTGCTGCCGGGACCGGTGGCGGCGCTGGCCGTCCTCGTCCTCTTTACCAAACTAGCTCCGGTATTCTACGGCTCGGTCCTGATCCTCATCGTGGCCTACGTGATCCACTTTCTCCCGGCCGGCCTCCAATCGCTGGAACCGGCGCTCCAGCAAATTACCCCGAACCTGGAAGAGGTCTCGCGCACGCTAGGCTTTGGCATGCGGGCTACCTGGCGACGGGTGACGCTGCCGCTGGTCCGAAACGGATTTATCGTCGCCTGGGTCTTGATGTTTCTGCAGACGATGAAGGAGCTGCCTGCGACCCTCTTGTTACGGCCGGTGGGATTCGACACTCTGGCCATTCGCGTCTGGATGGAAGCGAGTGAGGAATATTTTCAGCTCGCCGCCCCCGCCGCGCTTCTCATTGTGTTACTGAGTCTCCCAGCATTGGCCTTGTTAGTCTCGAAAGATTGGCGCGCCGCCTAATAGGATGCTGAAAAAGTCCACCAGCTTTGTTCTCGCATCGTTCAGACCCTCAACGTACCCTAAAGGGTACGCCTCAGGTCTTCACTCGCTGCGGCCTTGCTGGACGAACTTTTTGAGCATCCTGCTAAAGGAAGGATTGTGATTCTGTGACCCCAGACCATTCCACCACACCAAGCTCTTCCGAGGAGAGCAGGCTCCAGAGCCACCAAGCCGAACCGGCCTCCTCGGTCTTGGAACTGCGACAGGTTTCCTGTTCCTATGAAACAGGACGGCCCGCGGTTCAGGACATTTCCTTCGCAGCGAGGGAGGGGGAAATTCTCTGCCTGCTTGGCCCCTCTGGCTGCGGAAAAACGACGATTCTTCGGGCCATCGCCGGGTTTGAACCGGTTCGCTCAGGGCAGATTTTCCTGTCGGGCCAACTCGTGTCGTCGCAGGAGGTGATGACCCCGACGGAAAACCGGCGCATCGGGATGGTCTTTCAAGAATATGCGCTCTTCCCCCATTTGCGCGTACAGGACAACATCGCCTTCGGGCTCAGCCAGCTCACGCGAAGCCTCCGTGCCGCGCGGGTCCAGGAGATGCTGCGGCTCACAGGGCTGGAGGGATTCGAACGGCGGTATCCGCACGAATTGTCGGGCGGCCAGCAACAGAGGGTCGCGCTGGCTCGCGCCCTCGTCCAAAGCCCCGTCGTGCTCCTGCTCGACGAACCATTCAGTAATTTGGACCCTGATATGGCAGGGCGCATGCGCCAGGAGCTGCACGACCTGTTACGCCGGACGAAAACGACGACCATACTCGTCACACATGACCATGATGAAGCCTTTGCCATGGCCGATCGCATCGCTGTCCTCAACCAGGGCCGCCTGGAGCAATTCGATACGCCGGAAATGATGTACCACATGCCGGCCACGCCCTTCGTGGCAGACTTTGTCGGTCAGGCGGACTTTATTCCTGGAACCGTATCTCGCGGCATGGTCCAGACCGAACTGGGAGAGTTTCCCGACACGCTCGAATGCCAAGACGGCACGGCCGTGGTCGTCATGATTCGTCCTGACGACATTCACCTCGTCCCGACGGAAGGTGCCCGCTCCCGCGTCCTCTCCCGCCAATTCCGTGGCTCGGAAAATCTCTACACGGTCAGCCTTCCCTCCGGTCAAATCGCCCATAGCAGTCAAGGCTCCACGAGCCTCTATCAGGCTGGCACGACGGTGGAGCTCCGTGTCCTGGCGACGCATACAGTACTCTTTCGACAAGAAAAGTCAGCCGGCTAGGCGTCGCAACTGAGACTGCCGAGCGCACGAAAGCATTGACAGGCTTTTTCACGATCTGGCATTGATAGAAGCTTACGACGGGTCCCTGCCCCACCGATCCGTGAATCACGCAACGAAAGTGAGACCTCCTCTATGAACGCGCTGCAAAACGTCGTCGATTACGGCATCATCGGACTCCTCTTGGCGCTCAGCCTCTGGACCGTGGCCGTGGCGGTAGAGCGGTGGCTCTTTTACCGCCGCGTCAACCTCGCCCAGTACCCCAGCAGCCTGGGATTGGAAATGGCTCTGACCAAACGACTGGTCATCATCGGCACGGTCGCCGCAAACGCCCCCTATATCGGCCTGCTGGGCACCGTACTGGGCATCATGCTCACCTTCCACACGATGGGCACCTCCGGCACCATGGCCGTCAATGCCATCATGATCGGACTCAGCCTTGCGCTGAAAGCGACGGCGGTCGGACTGCTGGTCGCGATTCCCTGCGTCGTCATGAACAACGTGCTCCGTCGAAAAGTCACCGAGCTCCTCG
Proteins encoded:
- a CDS encoding nuclear transport factor 2 family protein, which produces MLEQRIEEVNKANHAFYAAFGSLDINEMDKVWAHQEYVTCIHPGWSLRSDWPAVRDSWVLIFNNTFSMTFELSDVMVQVAGDMAWVVCVEHITTHQSEEPQEAQVLATNLFERIGDEWLLIHHHGSAVMG
- a CDS encoding DMT family transporter, translated to MTPPSNSLAYGSVLLAAALWGGSIVAQKMALGSFSAVEASVLRDIGGLAILLATWWWQDGTLAKLTKADLRLLGLLGLGVLGNHLLILMGLKYVSGAVGGVIIGASPVVTALLSALLIQDVPLRAVWAGGLLSFAGVALVSVAGFQAAGDQPLFGSLLVFLGVASWALYSIGSRQLMERHSALTVNWTTLLVATVLQIPLLWTDRKMLDAGLGSVTQADWMALGYLVLFATAIAQQAWLFGVKGIGPSRASVLGNLTPVAAIVLSAVLLKEPVGTNEILGIALILAGVWVVDRQTSKRTGG
- a CDS encoding carboxypeptidase M32 — encoded protein: MKTLKTVEDLTTRLLEIQRINSAASLLSWDQETYMPAGGGEARAEQISTLQGIAHQKLVSPEIDGLLATWIDPQTGAIQDSPGDAWDEPSRSLLREVWRDYSRAKKLPSDFVITLSRECSLAQQVWAEAKKASNFALFLPNLRTILSLKKQETQYLGYKDSPYDALLDVYEPGSTIAALRPLFAQVKARLVPLLQKIQNSQTQVDDSALFRSYDTARQMEFGRLVLVAMGYDFERGRLDLSSHPFTTSFHPTDVRVTTRVFEHDLQSCLFSCIHEGGHGLYDQGLDTRYFGTPLGESVSLGIHESQSRMWENCVGRSRSFWRFFYPLLQQTFPQQLGSLDGEQFYAAINRVKPSLIRVEADELTYNLHIMLRFEIEQDLIEGRTSPEDLPGIWNQKMQDYLGIRPSNDAEGVLQDVHWSLGAFGYFPTYTLGNLYSVQFYEQAKLEVPRLEENIAAGQLLELRRWLEQKIHRWGRMFTPDHLAQRVTGKSLDPEPFLSYVEKKYGEIYRLPGS
- a CDS encoding Fur family transcriptional regulator, giving the protein MANTHVKEMKALKEHLGKHQLKLTRQRELILSAFLRQEHITAEAMYHQLAKSDPHLGLATIYRTLNLFCDAGLAQARHFGSQTQYDNIAHKGHHDHLICTGCQKIVEFENEEIERLQEEVASKNGFTITTHRLELYGLCSRCRH
- a CDS encoding extracellular solute-binding protein, whose product is MLFTCPLPTLRRTILSGLMLFVGVGLFVPSAQATDKLTIYSGRGERLIKPVLDAFTASTGIQIELLSSGTTELVNRLKAEGDRTSADLLITNDAGSLELARTAGLLRPLNMREVERAIPAQFRAPDNAWVGLSGRFWIVVYNTTLVKPDQVKSLLDLADPKWKDKIAIPNSGSEYLQAGVSVIRATHGDEKTRQFLQGLKTNADGQVYQKSSQIVDAVAKGQVALGIVNHYYIYRHLATQPNAPIAALMPDQQEGGMGAIMNVAGVGIIKSTKHLDSAKLLVEFLVAQAGQKLFADLDKEYPLHPDVKADPALVERKSFRAALVPLTKLAELREPTLTLIEQVGLR
- a CDS encoding iron ABC transporter permease, whose amino-acid sequence is MSTIRQQLASPLQLLALATAGLILLPLGYVTAQALSADPAVWSRLWSTRIPELLFNTISLAASVAVITLFLGVSTAWLVTRTEFPGRRLWEGALVLPLAMPTYVLAYVYSYLLGFGGPVEHLWQLMAGPQARIFSPHSYWGATLVMALDTFPFVYLLSRSALLSMNVSFEEVARASGASRLSTLWRVTLPLMRPSIAAGLALVILYVVSDFGAVSLLRYQTLTYAVFQQMTGRSDNTAASILSLLLVALALIFLITERWFRQRSRFYQTTGRYRAPQRHQYGWLGTVAITSYLGLIVGAAFALPASLLIQWSLSPEAQATLDSRFFGFVWNSGILAASAATGGVLIGLPLAYLASRRPTLLNVGCLQAAYAGYVLPGPVAALAVLVLFTKLAPVFYGSVLILIVAYVIHFLPAGLQSLEPALQQITPNLEEVSRTLGFGMRATWRRVTLPLVRNGFIVAWVLMFLQTMKELPATLLLRPVGFDTLAIRVWMEASEEYFQLAAPAALLIVLLSLPALALLVSKDWRAA
- a CDS encoding ABC transporter ATP-binding protein, with amino-acid sequence MTPDHSTTPSSSEESRLQSHQAEPASSVLELRQVSCSYETGRPAVQDISFAAREGEILCLLGPSGCGKTTILRAIAGFEPVRSGQIFLSGQLVSSQEVMTPTENRRIGMVFQEYALFPHLRVQDNIAFGLSQLTRSLRAARVQEMLRLTGLEGFERRYPHELSGGQQQRVALARALVQSPVVLLLDEPFSNLDPDMAGRMRQELHDLLRRTKTTTILVTHDHDEAFAMADRIAVLNQGRLEQFDTPEMMYHMPATPFVADFVGQADFIPGTVSRGMVQTELGEFPDTLECQDGTAVVVMIRPDDIHLVPTEGARSRVLSRQFRGSENLYTVSLPSGQIAHSSQGSTSLYQAGTTVELRVLATHTVLFRQEKSAG
- the exbB gene encoding TonB-system energizer ExbB, whose product is MNALQNVVDYGIIGLLLALSLWTVAVAVERWLFYRRVNLAQYPSSLGLEMALTKRLVIIGTVAANAPYIGLLGTVLGIMLTFHTMGTSGTMAVNAIMIGLSLALKATAVGLLVAIPCVVMNNVLRRKVTELLALHKEQHAARH